One segment of Strix aluco isolate bStrAlu1 chromosome 17, bStrAlu1.hap1, whole genome shotgun sequence DNA contains the following:
- the RGS19 gene encoding regulator of G-protein signaling 19 isoform X2, whose amino-acid sequence MNEDRERAWRASRETKLETIPNCEACAKPTPEEVRGWAQSFDKLMKSPAGRNVFREFLRTEYSEENMLFWLACEELKTECNKHTIDEKARMIYEDYISILSPKEVSLDSRVREVINRKMQEPSSHTFDDAQLQIYTLMHRDSYPRFLNSAIYKSLLQSVSRSSSES is encoded by the exons ATG AACGAGGACCGGGAGCGAGCGTGGAGGGCGTCCCGGGAGACCAAACTGGAGACCATCCCAAACTGTGAAGCGTG CGCCAAACCCACGCCGGAGGAGGTGCGGGGGTGGGCACAGTCCTTCGACAAGCTGATGAAGAGCCCGGCGGGTCGCAACGTCTTCCGGGAGTTCTTGCGGACTGAGTACAGCGAGGAGAACATGCTCTTCTGGCTGGCGTGCGAGGAGCTCAAAACCGAGTGCAACAAGCACACCATCGACGAGAAGGCCAGGATGATCTACGAGGACTACATCTCCATCCTCTCGCCCAAGGAG GTGAGCCTGGACTCGCGGGTGCGGGAGGTCATCAACCGGAAGATGCAGGAGCCGTCCTCGCACACCTTCGACGACGCGCAGCTCCAGATCTACACGCTCATGCACAGAGACTCCTACCCTCGCTTCCTGAACTCTGCCATCTACAAATCGCTGCTCCAGAGCGTCTCCCGCTCCTCCTCGGAGTCCTAA